The following proteins are encoded in a genomic region of Cyclonatronum proteinivorum:
- a CDS encoding amidase, protein MIPKITYTLFGFCAALVLLALYNSTDDQLIHEQPQASDIQKAERLYGLHFQQAHRDSMLAGIRSNLETYEALRAQEISNDVWPAVQFNPLPAGFEMPGENHETHNWQLPESVTLPESGAELAFMSVAELSSLIRSGQLSSVTLTELYLERIRTYDPELRTVITLTADLALRQAERADSLIQAGVWLGPLHGIPYGSKDLLALEGYPTTWGAVPYKDQMIDETATVISRLEVAGAVHLAKLSLGALAWGDVWFDATTRSPWNTEVGASGSSAGSAAATAAGLVAFAIGSETLGSIVSPSTRNGVTGLRPTYGRVSRHGAMALSWSMDKIGPITRSVRDAALVFDAIYGADPYDPSLIDAPFVFDADLPLSEIRIGYQTSAFELPYPNREHDLAALETLRNLGADLIPVEIPQLAFNAMDVILSVEAAAAFDDLTRSGRDSLMVRQLIQAWPNVFRTARFVPAVEYIQANRARKQLIENMHKALQGIDVYVSPSFAGGNLGITNLTGHPAVVVPNGFTETGMPVSITFTAQLFEEGKLLRVADSFQQATDFHKTYPPDFFIQ, encoded by the coding sequence ATGATACCCAAAATCACCTACACACTCTTTGGCTTTTGCGCCGCGCTTGTGCTTCTCGCACTGTACAATAGCACAGATGATCAGCTGATACATGAGCAGCCGCAAGCTTCCGATATTCAGAAAGCTGAGCGGCTGTACGGGCTGCACTTTCAGCAGGCCCATCGCGACTCCATGCTGGCCGGCATCCGCAGCAATCTGGAAACGTATGAAGCCCTCCGTGCACAGGAAATCAGCAACGATGTCTGGCCGGCGGTTCAGTTCAATCCCCTGCCGGCCGGATTTGAAATGCCCGGGGAGAACCACGAAACGCACAACTGGCAACTGCCTGAGTCCGTCACGCTTCCCGAAAGCGGAGCTGAACTCGCTTTTATGAGCGTTGCCGAGCTTAGCAGCCTCATCCGCAGCGGACAGCTCAGCTCAGTTACGCTCACAGAGCTTTACCTCGAACGCATTCGCACCTACGACCCGGAACTCCGGACGGTAATTACCCTCACAGCGGATCTTGCTCTTCGTCAGGCCGAACGGGCCGATTCTCTGATACAGGCAGGTGTATGGCTGGGGCCGCTGCACGGCATTCCTTACGGCAGTAAAGATTTGCTTGCCCTTGAGGGATATCCCACAACATGGGGAGCCGTTCCGTACAAAGATCAGATGATTGATGAAACCGCAACCGTGATCAGCAGGCTGGAAGTGGCCGGCGCTGTACATCTGGCCAAACTTTCTCTTGGTGCGCTGGCCTGGGGCGATGTCTGGTTTGATGCCACCACGCGCTCTCCATGGAATACCGAGGTCGGGGCAAGCGGTTCAAGTGCCGGTTCGGCTGCCGCTACAGCCGCGGGACTTGTGGCTTTTGCCATCGGCTCAGAAACACTGGGCTCTATTGTTTCCCCCTCAACCCGAAACGGGGTTACCGGACTGCGACCAACGTATGGCAGGGTCAGCCGGCACGGTGCCATGGCGCTGAGTTGGAGTATGGACAAAATCGGGCCGATCACCCGCAGTGTGCGGGATGCCGCGCTGGTATTTGATGCGATCTACGGTGCTGACCCTTATGACCCCAGTCTCATAGACGCCCCTTTTGTATTTGATGCCGATCTGCCGCTTTCTGAAATCCGGATTGGCTATCAGACGTCGGCTTTTGAGCTGCCCTACCCCAACCGTGAACACGATCTCGCAGCGCTTGAAACCCTGCGAAACCTTGGCGCCGACCTCATCCCTGTTGAAATTCCGCAACTTGCGTTTAATGCGATGGATGTAATTCTAAGCGTAGAGGCCGCTGCGGCTTTCGATGACCTGACCCGAAGCGGTCGCGACAGCCTGATGGTGCGGCAGCTCATACAAGCATGGCCCAATGTGTTCCGCACCGCCCGTTTCGTGCCGGCTGTTGAGTATATTCAGGCAAACCGGGCACGCAAGCAGCTTATTGAAAACATGCATAAGGCGCTGCAAGGCATTGACGTGTACGTGAGCCCGTCTTTTGCAGGAGGCAATCTCGGCATTACCAACCTGACAGGTCATCCGGCTGTAGTTGTGCCGAACGGCTTCACCGAAACAGGTATGCCGGTAAGCATTACCTTCACGGCACAGCTGTTTGAAGAGGGTAAGTTATTGCGTGTAGCTGACAGCTTCCAGCAGGCAACTGATTTCCATAAGACCTACCCTCCGGACTTTTTTATTCAGTAA